CGTATCGAGAGCCTGACATGCGCGACAGCCTGTTCTACCGCCAGCCCGAGTTCGAAATCGTCCCCATGACCTCCGAACACTGCCGCGCGGTGGCCGGGCTGCATGCCGAGCGCTTCCCCCGCGCCTGGGGCGATGGCGAATTCCTCAGCCTGCTTTACCAGCCCAATACCTTCGGCTTTGCCGCCTGGCAGACAAACACTCTCTTCTTCAAGGCGCCGCTATCGGGCTTTGTGCTCGCACGCGAAGTGGCCGGCGAGGCCGAGATCCTGACGATCGCCGTCAGCGACAAGGTCGCCCGCTTCGGCCTCGGCTGGCGGCTCATGCAGGCGGCGATGCGCGAGGCGAAGTTGAGGGGGGGCGAATCCATGTTCCTCGAAGTCGACGACGGCAACCAGGCGGCCCTCGGCCTCTACCGCAAGCTCGGCTTCGAGAAGGCTGGCGAACGGCCGGCCTACTATATGAATGAAAACGGCCGCCGGTCCTCCGCGCTTGTCATGCGCCGCGATCTTCGCTAACCGGTCGGTTGGACGAACCGACCATCTGCAGATAAGCTGACACCATGAATGACGCCCTGAAATCTTTGGAAACGCTGTGTGCCGAACGGGGCATGCGCATGACCGAGCAGCGCCGCGTCATTGCCCGCATCCTCGAGGAATCCGACGATCACCCCGACGTCGAGGAACTCTATCGCCGCTCGTCCAGGATCGACGCCAAGATTTCGATTTCGACAGTCTATCGCACGGTCAAGCTCTTCGAGGACGCCGGCATCATCGAGCGTCATGATTTTCGCGACGGCCGCTCGCGCTACGAGACCGTGCCTGAAGAGCACCACGACCACCTGATTGATTTGAAGACGGGCACCGTGGTCGAATTCCATTCGCCGGAAATCGAAGCCTTGCAGGAGCGCATCGCCCGCGAACACGGCTTCCGCCTCGTCGGCCATCGCCTGGAGCTCTATGGCATACCGCTGTCGAAGGACGAGAAGTGAGCCGATGACCACCACGCCTGCGAGGCCCGCGTGATCAACTGGTTGAGGGTCGGGCTCTACCTGCTCGTGCTGCTCGTGGTCTCGGGGCTGCTGATTCCGGTCCAGCTTCTGGCGCTCCGCCTCGACTGGCCGCTGCGCAGGCGTTTGCCGCGCCAGTGGCACCGCATGGCGCTCTGGTTCCTCGGCATCCGCGTCCATGTCCATGGCGCGCTCGACA
This DNA window, taken from Peteryoungia algae, encodes the following:
- a CDS encoding GNAT family N-acetyltransferase, with the protein product MRDSLFYRQPEFEIVPMTSEHCRAVAGLHAERFPRAWGDGEFLSLLYQPNTFGFAAWQTNTLFFKAPLSGFVLAREVAGEAEILTIAVSDKVARFGLGWRLMQAAMREAKLRGGESMFLEVDDGNQAALGLYRKLGFEKAGERPAYYMNENGRRSSALVMRRDLR
- a CDS encoding Fur family transcriptional regulator: MNDALKSLETLCAERGMRMTEQRRVIARILEESDDHPDVEELYRRSSRIDAKISISTVYRTVKLFEDAGIIERHDFRDGRSRYETVPEEHHDHLIDLKTGTVVEFHSPEIEALQERIAREHGFRLVGHRLELYGIPLSKDEK